Proteins from one Cryptomeria japonica chromosome 4, Sugi_1.0, whole genome shotgun sequence genomic window:
- the LOC131875240 gene encoding uncharacterized protein LOC131875240 yields the protein MRVWKQCNGFFRKSDGASSGLGFIWNPMNVKISLMREDKYWQHCLVTILGHNESLNIFNMYGPSSAGDKQALWDLQSIKLNSITDGMTKDLFIKENSLKLDLNEILRCEEIHWQQKSRELWLKEGDKKTKFFQRSAIANRNRNRILEIMRSDGITVKNYEDIAHEVVRLFDSLLNGDHQIDHEARAIILNSIPSTISSNQNTALCTPISIDEVRKTTFHLKPDKTPGPDNFPIALFHHY from the exons atgagagtttggaaacagtGCAATGGGTTTTTTAGGAAATCGGATGGAGCTTCCAGTGGCTTGGGATTTATTTGGAACCCCATGAATGTTAAGATCTCACTCATGCgagaagataagtattggcaacattgcTTGGTCACTATTCTTGGACATAATGAGAGCTTAAATATCTTCAATATGTACGGACCTTCTTCTGCTGGTGATAAGCAGGCTCTCTGGGATCTCCAATCTATTAAGCTAAACAGTATTACTGATG GAATGACTAAGGATCTATTCatcaaagaaaattctctcaaattAGACCTAAATGAAATCCTTAGATGTGAGGAAATCCACTGGcagcaaaaatcaagggagttatggttaAAGGAAGGAGATAAAAAAACCAAATTCTTCCAGCGGTCAGCCATTGCCAATCGAAACAGAAACAGAATATTAGAGATTATGAGGTCGGATGGAATCACTGTCAAGAATTACGAGGACATTGCACATGAAGTTGTAAGGTTATTTGATTCTCTGTTGAATGGGGACCATCAGATCGATCATGAAGCAAGAGCCATAATTCTGAACTCAATCCCATCCACCATCTCTTCTAATCAAAATACAGCTCTCTGTACACCCATTTCTATTGATGAAGTAAGGAAGACCACCTTCCATTTGAAACCGGATAAGACTCCTGGCCCGGACAACTtccctatcgcgttattccatcaTTACTAG